The Brachyhypopomus gauderio isolate BG-103 chromosome 1, BGAUD_0.2, whole genome shotgun sequence genome includes a window with the following:
- the vegfd gene encoding vascular endothelial growth factor D isoform X2, which yields MKMEINQEKWERDIRSAASLDELLMLTDFPDWKLWRCRLKLKHVDAVSRAEFHTTSTGSHRSTRFAANTYSLDILKAIDEEWQKTQCMPRETCVDVAVEMGTTTDMFYKPPCVSVHRCSGCCNKEGVACRNTSTTYVNKTLLSVIPFKYGPEPVLIKVANHTECKCQEPQLIRRHVHPSRKSGCSPVRQLEDSGLLCDHGLIWDCMEDRCVPYPSSSQGQQEDPLIPNAEDCEIDVERCECVPKDTTPQRPYPPCSLNYTMCAARNRQLN from the exons ATGAAGATG GAGATAAACCAGGAGAAGTGGGAGAGGGATATCCGGTCGGCCGCTAGTCTAGACGAGCTGCTCATGTTGACCGACTTCCCGGACTGGAAACTGTGGAGATGTCGTCTAAAGCTGAAGCACGTAGACGCTGTATCACGGGCCGAgttccacaccacctccaccggaTCACACAGATCCACCCGCTTCGCTGCCAACACCTACAGCCTGGACATACTCAAag CCATTGATGAGGAGTGGCAGAAGACGCAGTGTATGCCACGGGAGACGTGTGTGGATGTGGCCGTGGAGATGGGCACCACCACGGACATGTTCTACAAGCCCCCCTGCGTCTCCGTCCACAGGTGTAGCGGCTGCTGCAACAAAGAGGGCGTTGCCTGCCGGAACACTAGCACCACCTATGTTAATAAAACA CTCCTGAGTGTAATCCCATTCAAATATGGCCCAGAACCTGTGCTGATAAAGGTGGCGAATCACACAGAGTGTAAATGCCAGGAACCACAGTTAATTCGCCGACATGTTCACCCCAGCAGGAAGTCTGG GTGTTCTCCTGTCCGCCAGTTAGAGGACTCTGGTTTGCTGTGTGACCATGGTCTGATATGGGATTGTATGGAGGATCGTTGCGTTCCTTACCCCTCCAGTAGCCAAGGTCAGCAAG AGGATCCTCTCATCCCGAACGCAGAGGACTGTGAGATCGACGTGGAGCGCTGCGAATGTGTTCCGAAAGACACGACGCCACAGCGTCCATACCCGCCCTGCTCTCTCAACTACACCATGTGTGCAGCCAGAAACAGACAGCTCAACTAG
- the vegfd gene encoding vascular endothelial growth factor D isoform X1: MRTLFSAGFHALLLLYVRLMTATDTLASPREINQEKWERDIRSAASLDELLMLTDFPDWKLWRCRLKLKHVDAVSRAEFHTTSTGSHRSTRFAANTYSLDILKAIDEEWQKTQCMPRETCVDVAVEMGTTTDMFYKPPCVSVHRCSGCCNKEGVACRNTSTTYVNKTLLSVIPFKYGPEPVLIKVANHTECKCQEPQLIRRHVHPSRKSGCSPVRQLEDSGLLCDHGLIWDCMEDRCVPYPSSSQGQQEDPLIPNAEDCEIDVERCECVPKDTTPQRPYPPCSLNYTMCAARNRQLN; encoded by the exons ATGAGGACTTTGTTTTCTGCTGGATTTCATGCACTGCTGCTTCTGTATGTCAGACTGATGACGGCTACGGACACGCTGGCCTCCCCGAGA GAGATAAACCAGGAGAAGTGGGAGAGGGATATCCGGTCGGCCGCTAGTCTAGACGAGCTGCTCATGTTGACCGACTTCCCGGACTGGAAACTGTGGAGATGTCGTCTAAAGCTGAAGCACGTAGACGCTGTATCACGGGCCGAgttccacaccacctccaccggaTCACACAGATCCACCCGCTTCGCTGCCAACACCTACAGCCTGGACATACTCAAag CCATTGATGAGGAGTGGCAGAAGACGCAGTGTATGCCACGGGAGACGTGTGTGGATGTGGCCGTGGAGATGGGCACCACCACGGACATGTTCTACAAGCCCCCCTGCGTCTCCGTCCACAGGTGTAGCGGCTGCTGCAACAAAGAGGGCGTTGCCTGCCGGAACACTAGCACCACCTATGTTAATAAAACA CTCCTGAGTGTAATCCCATTCAAATATGGCCCAGAACCTGTGCTGATAAAGGTGGCGAATCACACAGAGTGTAAATGCCAGGAACCACAGTTAATTCGCCGACATGTTCACCCCAGCAGGAAGTCTGG GTGTTCTCCTGTCCGCCAGTTAGAGGACTCTGGTTTGCTGTGTGACCATGGTCTGATATGGGATTGTATGGAGGATCGTTGCGTTCCTTACCCCTCCAGTAGCCAAGGTCAGCAAG AGGATCCTCTCATCCCGAACGCAGAGGACTGTGAGATCGACGTGGAGCGCTGCGAATGTGTTCCGAAAGACACGACGCCACAGCGTCCATACCCGCCCTGCTCTCTCAACTACACCATGTGTGCAGCCAGAAACAGACAGCTCAACTAG
- the vegfd gene encoding vascular endothelial growth factor D isoform X3, with protein sequence MLTDFPDWKLWRCRLKLKHVDAVSRAEFHTTSTGSHRSTRFAANTYSLDILKAIDEEWQKTQCMPRETCVDVAVEMGTTTDMFYKPPCVSVHRCSGCCNKEGVACRNTSTTYVNKTLLSVIPFKYGPEPVLIKVANHTECKCQEPQLIRRHVHPSRKSGCSPVRQLEDSGLLCDHGLIWDCMEDRCVPYPSSSQGQQEDPLIPNAEDCEIDVERCECVPKDTTPQRPYPPCSLNYTMCAARNRQLN encoded by the exons ATGTTGACCGACTTCCCGGACTGGAAACTGTGGAGATGTCGTCTAAAGCTGAAGCACGTAGACGCTGTATCACGGGCCGAgttccacaccacctccaccggaTCACACAGATCCACCCGCTTCGCTGCCAACACCTACAGCCTGGACATACTCAAag CCATTGATGAGGAGTGGCAGAAGACGCAGTGTATGCCACGGGAGACGTGTGTGGATGTGGCCGTGGAGATGGGCACCACCACGGACATGTTCTACAAGCCCCCCTGCGTCTCCGTCCACAGGTGTAGCGGCTGCTGCAACAAAGAGGGCGTTGCCTGCCGGAACACTAGCACCACCTATGTTAATAAAACA CTCCTGAGTGTAATCCCATTCAAATATGGCCCAGAACCTGTGCTGATAAAGGTGGCGAATCACACAGAGTGTAAATGCCAGGAACCACAGTTAATTCGCCGACATGTTCACCCCAGCAGGAAGTCTGG GTGTTCTCCTGTCCGCCAGTTAGAGGACTCTGGTTTGCTGTGTGACCATGGTCTGATATGGGATTGTATGGAGGATCGTTGCGTTCCTTACCCCTCCAGTAGCCAAGGTCAGCAAG AGGATCCTCTCATCCCGAACGCAGAGGACTGTGAGATCGACGTGGAGCGCTGCGAATGTGTTCCGAAAGACACGACGCCACAGCGTCCATACCCGCCCTGCTCTCTCAACTACACCATGTGTGCAGCCAGAAACAGACAGCTCAACTAG
- the pir gene encoding pirin, whose protein sequence is MKTRKVGRMILSVEQSEGVGARVRRSIGRRELKYLDPFLMLDEFRVSKPAGFPDHPHRGFETVSYVVSGVSAHEDFCGHSGKLEAGDLQWMTAGRGVVHSEMPVSDEPVCGLQLWVNLRKADKMVEPQYQELKSQQVPKPSRDGVTVAVISGEALDVKSKIYTRTPTMYLDFKLKQGARHVQPVPSGWNAFIYTLSGSLHTGPDEEQKKVEPHHTVVFEDGDCVQVENKAPEDAHFVLIAGEPIKEPVVQHGPFVMTSEEEIEKTIRDYSTATNGFERAKHWRSKIRDSY, encoded by the exons ATGAAAACAAGGAAAGTTGGTCGGATGATTTTGAGCGTCGAACAGTCGGAGGGCGTCGGGGCGAGAGTTCGGCGGAGTATCGGGCGGAGAGAA CTTAAGTATCTGGATCCGTTTCTAATGCTGGATGAGTTCCGCGTTAGCAAGCCCGCTGGATTTCCTGATCACCCTCACCGCGGATTTGAGACG GTCTCTTACGTGGTGAGTGGCGTGTCGGCTCATGAGGATTTCTGTGGGCATTCTGGGAAGCTGGAGGCGGGGGATTTGCAG TGGATGACGGCAGGGCGGGGCGTGGTCCACTCTGAGATGCCCGTGTCGGATGAGCCCGTGTGCGGTCTGCAGCTCTGGGTGAACCTGCGGAAGGCAGATAAAATGGTGGAGCCCCAGTACCAGGAGCTGAAGAGCCAGCAGGTCCCCAAGCCCAGCAGAGACGGGGTTACCGTGGCCGTGATATCGGGGGAAGCCCTCGATGTGAAG TCAAAGATTTACACCAGAACTCCTACAATGTACCTGGACTTCAAGCTCAAGCAGGGTGCGAGACATGTCCAGCCCGTGCCCTCAG GATGGAATGCTTTTATCTACACTCTTTCAGGATCACTCCACACTG GGCCAGATGAAGAACAGAAAAAGGTGGAGCCTCATCACACCGTAGTTTTTGAGGACGGAGACTGTGTTCAAGTGGAAAATAAG GCACCTGAGGACGCCCATTTTGTGCTCATCGCGGGTGAACCCATAAAAGAGCCTGTGGTCCAACACG GTCCATTTGTCATGACCTCTGAGGAGGAGATTGAGAAGACCATCAGGGATTACTCTACTGCCACCAATGGATTTGAGAGAGCAAAACACTGGCGATCAAAAATACGCGACTCTTACTGA